One Manduca sexta isolate Smith_Timp_Sample1 chromosome 28, JHU_Msex_v1.0, whole genome shotgun sequence DNA window includes the following coding sequences:
- the LOC115445526 gene encoding mediator of RNA polymerase II transcription subunit 12 isoform X1 — protein MKDSSVYPDAMGIMYEKRPLKRPRLGPPDVYPQDARQKEDELTSTNVKHGFSTTPQSSDEFGTARNFNYSASKIGQFFSGILSKKEELNTLPDCGRKRQQVNTKDNFWPATARTKPLIEAWFKDLAGGKPLSQLAKRAPNFNKKEEIFITLTEYQVSMPRAAWFIKLSSAYTVAVSEAKIKKRQLPDPTTEWTTTLIKFLKDQIPKLAEYYQSGIPGNPSDKTPPSQSGHGTPSHNSSGSTPGSSTPNSTVPNSMHSPGSSSNMGSSTPGGESTDWRQALKLWNYCCRLAKYLLDEGLLDRHDFLTWIIELLDKRAPDDGLLKLFLPVALQHVGEFVNCESLSRRLATTCAKKAAAICSVLSETTLRTLNQPAVFTKPAERNETELHPLSPPQENADIKPNISQIKRSSTPAEQSQGTPNPNHSLGTPNPSHPLGTPNPPQQHDVQVKEERASPPRDVKTTLNTVITAALNPIQVGFAEVLNCAYHRDVVIQLATILQIICVECPTAMVWSGCGSSLQGSPLDLLPVPPSALPMPHMDSAVTEEHRRLVYEAEQEISARSKKAESKWCTDKWQTSSQARVLAVLEALDRHCFDRVDPNNSLDTLYKEVFANCTPPSKDSNIDTKDPEWACSYAVVRVLCEWAVCGARWGEHRALAAAALLDRRQHQLHHHHDHHATGSDDKESISSGTGIYNGPPIFQNLLLRFLDNDAPVLDESPNAPPGNRQQFANLVHLFGELIRRDVFSHDAYMCTLISRGDLVSPTEPTSTGGGHTVAPPANSTGTNHNMDDDIFAGIDLKPKMEENVRMDLDDSKIDDDLDKLLQHIKEDQQNSMDAPDSPKDPGEPSHSVNSPMMGPSGMSIPGMPSIGMGPMSVPGIRAGGVGAGVSGSAAGLVSRHYHYTMHFPLPPAEPDHAPHDANQRHILLYGVGRQRDDAKHAVKKMTKEICKLFSKKFSIDVAEGGKIKKHSRSEFNFEAVTQKFQAMSMYEQGAVSWAVGGAVCEALAAYAAGATTYLPQPEHVAFALDLMEIALNVHGLIETCIQILKELSEVEGALTSRGAPSSGIAAPRAYTSALALYTVGALRRYHSCLLLCVEQTSTVFEQLCRLVKCVVNPGDCGSAERCVLAQLHDLYKAAAHLCHAPHADTFANAYPKIKQALYSPLQPIPSNYVYNPQFLSEFFTNPRKGKIEIAWARQVAESPANRYSFVCSAMLAVCREVDNDRVNELGVLCAEMTAWCSGLAAEWLGALVALCGAQHYPASTAPHAAPPPLYPDLLHHRDLHDAAAHDALAVFTCILVARHCFSLEDFVRHAALPSLLKACGGANASTNPANAPSPDTGARLTCHLLLRLFKTVDTPQPGLYSVSTSPGPGGSAAGVRLSCDRHLLAAAHKNIGVGPVLATLKAILIFCLTVVGDSARDGGKSGKKSCELSHILGTSDTVPSDAQLDLMSMVDSEMSGGHRTPRGSGGVGSTLLDSSQSLASLARRVLAEICSEEWVLQKCLQNPDELYQPDMLLDSMLTPRQAQRLLHMICYPDSASHTHPDLDQKTMITRLLENLEQWSLRMSWLDLQLMFKQFPSGSAELSAWLDTVARAVINVFQQPAPPPPDKDRMGTDRGVVTTSKWSESVWLVAPLVAKLPAAVQGRVLKQAGQILESGWGAGCSGNCSSGGGGGGGSHRDCKSHQSPSYKGSSSGGGGGKRGVSGAGCGGGCACGGGSAVRLANEPLLSLVLTCLRHQDDQKESLLSSIHAQLQHYLTHARDHERSACNDTWQDEVAPEALQLRFSLAGGMFDAIRRSYQLTSDWAVLLTQLVAHQVVDAYNNSLCRSNLFTTLIDMLATLIHSTLADGGDDNNRKHYQNLMKKLKKEIGDRHGPSVQCVRQLLPLSKNTIIEVIACEPLGCLVDQKGNKITGFDSDKKQGLRLTDKQRVSVWELVEGGRNPAPLSWAWFGAIKIERKPLTYENAHRLLKYHTHSLVKPLSYYLEPLPLPPEDLETNDSKQDSGSLDSSPTGAGKSRSRSSSCKNAKKMKPTTPTGVAGGAAGAGPAGALAPQQPQQPQFMHQQQQWFPPPGQNYYNPPAAGVNTRAVAPPSNTHSKQALSNMLRQRVPNVCNQMTQMQGGGGYPGGPHRGPFPPRQGGMRQMQPNQMGTMQPQQMNPMGSMSGMGPMTQMGGLQIPGQMGGGQMGAGQMGAGQMGAGQMSAGQMSAGQMGGMGGQMFGGQYGGMQQGYGGYGQQMMQGGQQQMMNQGMGQSVSQMGQQVNPMAQGVNPIAQNVGQMSQAVGQSGQIPQGMGQMNQGMSQMGQPMAQMSQMGQGGGMGGMNGQGGSMGPQGGNGMGGFPGQQSFQQNMMGGRASQEAYLAQQRQSARPPYMQQAPNVTMSGMGGPAPPYPRAIQPQQSAQYQQQMTQQRMRQQMLAMQQQQQQQGPLVQHLQRQQYQPPY, from the exons ATGAAAG ATAGTTCAGTATACCCCGACGCAATGGGGATTATGTACGAAAAGCGACCTCTGAAGAGGCCGCGGCTGGGCCCTCCAGACGTGTACCCGCAGGACGCCCGCCAGAAGGAAGACGAGCTTACGTCGACGAACGTAAAACATGGATTCTCTACTACACCACAATCCAGTGATGAGTTTGGCACTGCTCGCAACTTCAATTACTCTGCCTCAAAG ATTGGCCAATTCTTCTCtggaatattatcaaaaaaagaAGAGTTAAATACACTTCCTGActgcggcagaaaaagacaacAAGTGAATACCAAAGACAATTTCTGGCCAGCCACAGCACGCACCAAACCACTGATTGAAGCTTGGTTTAAAGATTTGGCAG gtggGAAACCATTATCACAACTTGCCAAACGAGCtccaaattttaacaaaaaagaaGAGATATTCATAACATTAACAGAATATCAAGTGTCTATGCCAAGAGCTGCTTGGTTCATAAAACTTAGTTCAGCATACACTGTTGCTGTGTCAGaagccaaaataaaaaagagacaGTTACCAGATCCAACTACAG AATGGACTACAACTCTCATCAAATTCCTAAAAGACCAAATACCAAAATTAGCTGAATATTATCAAAGTGGTATACCAGGAAATCCTTCAGACAAAACTCCACCATCACAATCAG GACATGGAACACCAAGTCACAACTCATCTGGAAGTACTCCTGGGAGCTCCACACCTAATTCAACTGTGCCTAATTCAATGCATTCGCCTGGCAGTTCTAGCA ACATGGGTTCGTCGACACCGGGCGGTGAGAGTACAGACTGGCGTCAGGCCCTCAAGTTGTGGAACTACTGCTGCCGCCTCGCTAAGTATCTGCTGGACGAGGGGCTGCTCGACAGGCATGACTTCCTCACGTGGATCATCGAGTTGCTGGACAAAAGGGCGCCGGATGACGGGCTTTTGAA ATTGTTCCTGCCCGTGGCCCTTCAACACGTGGGAGAGTTTGTGAACTGCGAGAGTCTGTCGCGGCGCCTGGCGACCACGTGCGCCAAGAAGGCGGCTGCCATCTGCTCCGTGCTGTCCGAGACCACGCTGCGCACGCTCAACCAACCCGCCGTGTTCACTAAGCCTGCTGAACGGAATG AAACGGAACTTCATCCACTATCACCACCACAGGAAAACGCCGACATAAAGCCGAATATATCGCAAATAAAGCGCTCGAGCACACCGGCCGAGCAGAGCCAGGGGACTCCAAACCCCAATCATTCCCTGGGCACTCCCAACCCGAGCCATCCCCTGGGGACTCCTAATCCCCCACAGCAACATGACGTGCAAGTGAAGGAGGAGAGAGCCTCTCCACCAAGGGATGTGAAGACGACGCTAAATACAGTGATAACGGCGGCTTTGAACCCCATACAGGTGGGGTTCGCCGAGGTTCTCAACTGCGCTTACCATAGGGATGTGGTCATACAGTTGGCTACGATTCTACAG ATAATCTGCGTGGAGTGTCCGACGGCGATGGTGTGGTCCGGATGCGGGTCGTCGCTGCAGGGTTCGCCGCTAGACTTGTTGCCCGTGCCTCCGAGCGCCTTGCCCATGCCGCACATGGACTCCGCAGTCACTGAGGAACATAGGCGACTG GTATATGAAGCTGAACAGGAAATATCAGCGCGCAGTAAAAAAGCAGAAAGCAAATGGTGTACTGACAAATGGCAGACCAGTTCCcaag CTCGCGTACTCGCCGTTTTGGAGGCTCTAGACAGACACTGCTTCGATCGAGTCGACCCAAACAATAGTTTAGACACGCTGTATAAGGAAGTTTTTGCTAATTGCACGCCACCTTCTAAAGACTCCAATATTGATACCAAAGATCCG gagtgggcgtgtTCGTACGCGGTGGTGCGCGTGCTGTGCGAGTGGGCGGTGTGCGGCGCGCGCTGGGGCGAGCaccgcgcgctcgccgccgccgcgctgctcGACCGCCGCCAGCACCAGCTGCACCACCACCACGACCACCACGCCACCG GATCCGACGACAAAGAGTCAATTAGCTCCGGCACAGGTATCTACAATGGACCGCCTATATTCCAGAATCTTCTGCTACGCTTTCTAGACAACGATGCACCAGTCTTGG ATGAAAGTCCGAACGCTCCCCCAGGCAACAGACAGCAATTCGCGAACCTGGTCCATCTATTCGGAGAGCTGATAAGAAGGGACGTGTTCTCCCACGACGCCTATATGTGCACGCTTATATCTAGAG GTGATCTGGTATCCCCGACGGAGCCGACGTCGACGGGCGGCGGCCACACGGTCGCGCCGCCCGCCAACAGCACCGGCACCAACCACAACATGGACGACGACATATTCGCCGGCATCGACCTCAAACCAAAGATGGAG GAGAACGTCCGAATGGATTTAGACGATTCTAAGATAGATGATGACTTGGATAAGTTACTGCAACACATAAAAGAGGACCAACAAAACTCTATGGACGCTCCTGACAGCCCGAAGGATCCTGGAGAACCCTCACacag TGTCAATTCGCCAATGATGGGACCAAGCGGTATGAGCATACCGGGCATGCCTTCTATAGGAATGGGACCAATGTCTGTGCCAG GTATCCGCGCGGGCGGCGTGGGCGCAGGCGTGTCGGGGTCGGCGGCGGGGCTGGTGTCGCGCCACTACCACTACACCATGCACTTCCCGCTGCCGCCCGCCGAGCCCGACCACGCGCCGCACGACGCCAACCAGCGCCACATCCTGCTCTACGGCGTCGGCCGGCAGCGGGACGACGCCAAGCACGCCGTCAAgaagatgaccaaag aaatatgtaaattattttcgaaGAAATTTTCCATCGACGTTGCGGAGGGTGGAAAAATCAAGAAACACTCTCGCAGTGAATTCAATTTCGAAGCTGTCACTCAGAAGTTCCAG GCGATGTCTATGTACGAGCAGGGCGCGGTGTCGTGGGCGGTGGGCGGCGCCGTGTGCGAGGCGCTGGCGGCGTACGCGGCCGGCGCCACCACCTACCTGCCGCAGCCCGAACACGTCGCCTTCGCGCTCGACCTCATGGAGATCGCGCTCAACGTGCACGGACTCATCGAGACCTGCATACAG ATCCTGAAGGAGCTGTCGGAAGTGGAGGGCGCGCTGACGAGCCGCGGCGCGCCCAGCAGCGGCATCGCCGCGCCACGCGCATACACCTCCGCGCTCGCGCTCTACACTGTCGGTGCGCTGCGCAGATACCACTCCTGCTTGCTGC TGTGCGTGGAGCAGACGTCGACGGTGTTCGAGCAGCTGTGCCGGCTGGTGAAGTGCGTGGTGAACCCGGGCGACTGCGGCTCGGCGGAGCGCTGCGTGCTGGCGCAGCTGCACGACCTGTACAAGGCGGCCGCGCACCTCTGCCACGCGCCGCACGCCGACACCTTCGCCAACGCCTATCCCAAGATCAA ACAAGCGCTCTACTCACCGTTGCAACCTATTCCATCGAATTATGTCTACAATCCACAATTTTTGAGTGAATTCTTTACTAATCCTAGAAAAG gtaaaatagaaatagcgTGGGCGCGTCAGGTGGCGGAGTCGCCTGCGAATCGATACAGTTTCGTGTGTTCAGCGATGCTCGCCGTCTGCCGAGAAGTAGACAATGATAG AGTGAACGAGCTGGGCGTGCTGTGCGCGGAGATGACGGCGTGGTGCAGCGGGCTGGCGGCGGAGTGGCTGGGCGCGCTGGTGGCGCTGTGCGGCGCGCAGCACTACCCCGCCTCCaccgcgccgcacgccgcgccgccgccgctctACCCCGACCTGCTGCACCACCGCGACCTGCACGACGCCGCCGCGCACGACGCGCTCGCCGTCTTCACCTGCATACTCGTCG CGCGCCACTGTTTTTCCCTGGAAGACTTCGTGCGGCACGCGGCGTTACCATCGTTGTTGAAAGCGTGTGGAGGCGCGAATGCCTCCACCAACCCGGCCAACGCGCCCTCGCCGGACACAGGCGCGCGACTTACGTGCCATCTACTGCTCCGACTGTTCAAAACTGTCGATACTCCACAACCTG GTCTGTACTCGGTGTCGACGTCGCCGGGCCCGGGCGGCAGCGCGGCGGGCGTGCGCCTGTCGTGCGACCGACACCTGCTCGCCGCCGCGCACAAAAACATCGGCGTCGGGCCCGTGCTCGCCACGCTCAAGGCCATACTAA TTTTCTGCTTGACAGTGGTCGGAGATTCAGCTCGGGATGGTGGCAAATCGGGCAAAAAATCATGTGAATTGTCGCATATTTTGGGTACCAGTGATACAGTTCCTAGTGACGCACAGCTCGATCTGATGTC gaTGGTAGATTCAGAGATGAGTGGGGGCCATAGAACTCCtag GGGTAGCGGCGGTGTGGGCTCGACGCTGCTGGACTCGTCGCAGTCGCTGGCGTCGCTCGCGCGGAGGGTGCTCGCCGAGATCTGCTCGGAGGAGTGGGTGCTGCAGAAGTGTCTGCAGAACCCCGACGAGCTGTACCAACCTGACATGCTACTGGACTCTATGCTGACGCCGAGACAGGCTCAAAG GTTACTTCACATGATATGTTATCCGGATTCAGCTAGTCACACTCATCCCGACCTCGACCAGAAAACGATGATCACTCGACTTTTAGAG AACCTGGAGCAGTGGTCGTTGCGCATGTCGTGGCTGGACCTGCAGTTGATGTTCAAGCAGTTCCCGAGCGGGTCGGCGGAGCTGAGCGCGTGGCTCGACACGGTGGCGCGCGCCGTCATCAACGTGTTCCAgcagcccgcgccgccgccgcccgacaAGGACAG GATGGGCACCGATCGCGGCGTTGTGACCACTAGCAAGTGGTCGGAGTCGGTGTGGCTGGTAGCGCCACTCGTTGCGAAGTTACCTGCCGCTGTGCAGGGCCGAGTACTCAAACAAGCTGGGCAG ATCTTGGAGAGCGGATGGGGCGCGGGCTGCAGCGGGAACTGTTCCAGCGGCGGTGGAGGCGGCGGCGGGTCGCATCGCGACTGCAAGAGCCACCAGAGTCCCAGCTATAAAGG GTCGtccagcggcggcggcggcggcaagCGCGGCGTGAGCGGCGCGGGGTGCGGCGGCGgctgcgcgtgcggcggcggcaGTGCCGTGCGCCTCGCCAACGAACCGCTGCTCTCGCTCGTGCTCACCTGTCTCAGGCACCAGGACGACCAGAAG GAGAGTCTGCTGAGTTCGATCCACGCGCAACTGCAACACTACCTGACGCACGCGCGCGACCACGAGCGCTCCGCGTGCAACGACACATGGCAGGATGAGGTGGCGCCGGAAGCGTTGCAGCTACGGTTCTCGCTGGCGGGCGGCATGTTCGATGCGATCCGCCGCTCATACCAGCTCACGTCCGACTGGGCCGTGCTGCTGACGCAACTGGTCGCGCACCAGGTCGTCGACGCGTACAACAATAG tctGTGTCGCAGCAACCTGTTCACCACTTTGATCGACATGCTTGCCACTCTGATCCACTCGACGCTGGCGGACGGAGGCGACGACAACAACAGGAAGCACTACCAGAACCTCATGAAGAAACTGAAGAAGGAGATCGGCGACCGGCACGGACCCTCCGTGCAGTGCGTACGACAACTCCTGCCGCTCTCCAAGAACACCATTATAGAG GTGATCGCGTGCGAACCTCTCGGATGTCTAGTCGATCAGAAAGGAAACAAAATCACAGGATTCGACAGCGATAAAAAACAG GGTCTGAGACTTACGGACAAACAACGCGTGTCGGTGTGGGAGCTGGTGGAGGGCGGACGGAACCCCGCGCCGCTCTCCTGGGCCTGGTTCGGAGCCATCAAGATCGAGAGGAAACCGCTCACCTATGAAAATGCTCACAG ATTATTGAAGTACCACACGCACAGTTTGGTGAAGCCGCTGAGTTACTACCTAGAGCCGTTGCCTTTGCCGCCAGAAGACCTTGAAACTAATGACAGTAAACAG GATAGCGGCAGCCTCGACTCCAGCCCGACCGGCGCAGGCAAGTCCAGGTCGCGGTCGTCTTCGTGtaaaaatgctaaaaaaatGAAACCAACCACGCCT ACGGGcgtggcgggcggcgcggcgggcgcggggccGGCGGGCGCGCTCGCGCCGCAGCAGCCCCAGCAGCCGCAGTTCATGCACCAGCAGCAGCAGTGGTTCCCGCCGCCCGGACAGAACTACTACAACCCGCCAG CCGCTGGAGTGAATACCCGAGCGGTGGCGCCACCTTCCAACACGCATTCCAAGCAAGCTCTGAGCAACATGTTGCGACAACGTGTGCCCAACGTATGCAACCAAATGACGCAAATGCAG GGAGGCGGTGGCTACCCAGGTGGTCCCCACAGAGGTCCATTCCCACCGCGGCAGGGCGGCATGCGGCAAATGCAGCCCAATCAAATGGGTACTATGCAACCaca GCAAATGAACCCTATGGGAAGCATGAGCGGCATGGGACCGATGACTCAGATGGGTGGCCTACAAATTCCTGGACAAATGGGTGGTGGACAAATGGGCGCCGGACAGATGGGTGCCGGACAAATGGGCGCCGGACAAATGAGCGCCGGACAGATGAGCGCCGGCCAAATGGGCGGCATGGGCGGCCAGATGTTCGGTGGGCAGTACGGCGGCATGCAGCAGGGATACGGCGGCTACGGACAGCAGATGATGCAGGGCGGACAGCAGCAAATGATGAATCAA ggCATGGGTCAAAGTGTCAGTCAGATGGGCCAACAAGTCAACCCAATGGCGCAAGGAGTGAATCCTATAGCTCAAAATGTGGGTCAAATGAGCCAGGCAGTGGGACAATCTGGTCAAATACCCCAGGGAATGGGCCAAATGAACCAAGGGATGAGCCAAATGGGTCAGCCAATGGCACAGATGAGCCAAATGGGCCAGGGAGGTGGTATGGGAGGTATGAACGGGCAAGGCGGTTCTATGGGCCCACAGGGAG